In Streptomyces longhuiensis, the following proteins share a genomic window:
- a CDS encoding biotin--[acetyl-CoA-carboxylase] ligase: MTPRNASDDPSDANDGQQWSDLDRPPLNAAALRRALVRGGLWSSVDVVPATGSTNSDLVALALSGKAEEGAVLVAESQSAGRGRLDRQWTAPARSGLFFSVFLKPGAEVPVERWGWLPLLTGVAVATGLARAAGVDTALKWPNDLLVNVDGEERKAGGILAERAGDGVVVGIGLNVSLRADELPVPLAGSLALAGAASTDRDPLLRAVLRSLEERFVEWRAAGGDPAVSRLQETYAAGCATLGRSVRAELPGGLELVGEAVAVDGDGRLVIASEDGVQQPVGAGDIVHLRAGD; encoded by the coding sequence ATGACGCCCCGAAATGCTTCAGACGATCCTTCCGACGCGAACGACGGTCAGCAGTGGTCGGACCTGGACCGGCCGCCGTTGAACGCCGCCGCCCTGCGGCGCGCCCTCGTGCGCGGAGGGCTCTGGTCCTCCGTCGACGTTGTTCCCGCCACCGGGTCCACCAACTCCGATCTCGTCGCCCTCGCCTTGAGCGGCAAGGCCGAGGAAGGGGCCGTCCTGGTCGCCGAGTCGCAGAGCGCCGGGCGCGGGCGGCTCGACCGGCAGTGGACCGCTCCTGCGCGGTCCGGGCTCTTCTTCTCGGTCTTCCTCAAGCCCGGCGCCGAAGTGCCCGTGGAGCGGTGGGGGTGGCTGCCCCTGCTCACCGGGGTGGCCGTCGCCACGGGGCTCGCGCGGGCCGCCGGGGTCGACACCGCCCTCAAGTGGCCCAACGACCTGCTGGTGAATGTGGACGGCGAGGAGCGCAAGGCCGGGGGCATCCTCGCCGAGCGCGCCGGGGACGGGGTGGTCGTCGGGATCGGGCTCAACGTCTCGCTGCGCGCCGACGAGCTGCCCGTGCCGTTGGCCGGGTCGCTCGCCCTGGCCGGGGCCGCTTCCACCGACCGGGATCCGCTGCTGCGGGCCGTGCTCCGGTCGCTGGAGGAGCGGTTCGTCGAGTGGCGGGCCGCGGGTGGGGATCCTGCGGTGTCGCGGCTTCAGGAGACCTACGCGGCGGGGTGCGCGACGCTCGGGCGGAGTGTGCGGGCCGAGCTTCCTGGAGGGCTTGAGCTTGTGGGGGAGGCGGTCGCCGTGGACGGGGACGGGCGGCTTGTCATCGCCTCCGAGGACGGTGTGCAGCAGCCTGTGGGGGCGGGGGACATCGTCCACCTGCGGGCGGGGGACTGA
- a CDS encoding acetyl/propionyl/methylcrotonyl-CoA carboxylase subunit alpha: protein MRKVLIANRGEIAVRVARACRDAGIASVAVYAEPDRDASHVRAADEAFALGGDTPATSYLDMAKVLQAAKDSGADAIHPGYGFLSENAEFAQAVLDAGLIWIGPPPQAIRDLGDKVAARHIAQRAGAPLVAGTPDPVSGSDEVVAFAREHGLPIAIKAAFGGGGRGLKVARTLEEVPELYDSAVREAVAAFGRGECFVERYLDKPRHVETQCLADTHGNVVVVSTRDCSLQRRHQKLVEEAPAPFLTPAQNEQLYTASKAILKEAGYVGAGTVEFLVGLDGTISFLEVNTRLQVEHPVTEEVAGIDLVREMFRIADGEELGYDDPALRGHSFEFRINGEDPGRGFLPAPGTVTRFAPPTGPGVRLDAGVETGSVIGPAWDSLLAKLIVTGATREQALQRAARALAEFEVEGMATAIPFHRAVVTDPAFTSDPFTIHTRWIETEFVNEIKPFAATPDTDTDEEAGRETVVVEVGGKRLEVSLPVSLGMSLARTGLAAGAKPKRRAAKKSGPAASGDTLASPMQGTIVKIAVEEGQEVKEGDLVVVLEAMKMEQPLNAHRTGIIKGLNAEIGASITSGATICEIKD, encoded by the coding sequence GTGCGCAAGGTGCTCATCGCCAACCGTGGCGAAATCGCTGTCCGCGTGGCCCGGGCGTGCCGGGATGCCGGTATCGCGAGCGTTGCCGTTTACGCGGAACCGGACCGGGACGCTTCGCATGTCCGGGCGGCGGACGAGGCGTTCGCGTTGGGCGGTGACACCCCGGCCACCAGCTATCTCGACATGGCGAAGGTGCTGCAGGCCGCCAAGGACTCGGGCGCGGACGCCATCCACCCCGGCTACGGATTCCTGTCGGAGAACGCGGAGTTCGCCCAGGCCGTCCTGGACGCCGGACTGATCTGGATCGGCCCGCCCCCGCAGGCCATCCGCGACCTGGGCGACAAGGTCGCCGCCCGCCACATCGCCCAGCGCGCCGGCGCCCCGCTGGTCGCCGGCACCCCGGACCCCGTATCGGGCTCCGACGAGGTCGTCGCGTTCGCCCGCGAACACGGCCTGCCCATCGCCATCAAGGCCGCCTTCGGCGGCGGCGGCCGCGGCCTCAAGGTCGCCCGCACCCTCGAAGAGGTCCCCGAGCTCTACGACTCCGCCGTACGCGAAGCCGTCGCAGCGTTCGGCCGCGGCGAATGCTTCGTCGAGCGCTACCTCGACAAGCCCCGCCACGTGGAGACCCAGTGCCTGGCCGACACCCACGGCAACGTGGTCGTCGTCTCCACCCGCGACTGCTCCCTGCAGCGCCGCCACCAAAAACTCGTGGAAGAGGCACCCGCCCCCTTCCTGACCCCGGCGCAGAACGAGCAGCTCTACACCGCCTCCAAAGCCATCCTCAAGGAAGCCGGCTACGTCGGCGCCGGCACCGTCGAGTTCCTCGTCGGCCTCGACGGCACCATCTCCTTCCTCGAGGTCAACACCCGCCTCCAGGTCGAACACCCCGTCACCGAAGAAGTCGCCGGCATCGACCTCGTGCGCGAGATGTTCCGCATCGCCGACGGCGAGGAACTCGGCTACGACGACCCCGCCCTGCGCGGCCACTCCTTCGAGTTCCGCATCAACGGCGAGGACCCCGGCCGCGGCTTCCTGCCCGCCCCCGGCACCGTCACCCGCTTCGCCCCGCCCACCGGCCCCGGCGTGCGCCTGGACGCCGGCGTCGAGACCGGCAGCGTCATCGGCCCCGCCTGGGACTCCCTGCTCGCCAAACTGATCGTCACCGGCGCCACCCGCGAACAGGCCCTGCAGCGCGCCGCCCGCGCCCTGGCCGAGTTCGAGGTCGAAGGCATGGCCACCGCCATCCCCTTCCACCGCGCCGTCGTCACCGACCCGGCCTTCACCAGCGACCCGTTCACCATCCACACCCGCTGGATCGAGACCGAGTTCGTCAACGAGATCAAACCGTTCGCGGCCACCCCCGACACCGACACCGACGAGGAAGCCGGCCGCGAGACCGTCGTCGTCGAGGTCGGCGGCAAACGCCTCGAGGTGTCCCTGCCCGTCTCCCTCGGCATGTCCCTGGCCCGCACCGGCCTCGCCGCCGGCGCCAAGCCCAAACGACGCGCCGCGAAGAAGTCCGGACCGGCCGCCTCCGGCGACACCCTCGCCTCCCCCATGCAGGGCACCATCGTCAAGATCGCCGTCGAGGAAGGCCAGGAAGTCAAGGAAGGCGACCTCGTCGTCGTCCTCGAAGCCATGAAGATGGAACAGCCCCTCAACGCCCACCGCACCGGCATCATCAAGGGCCTCAACGCCGAGATCGGCGCCTCCATCACCTCCGGCGCCACCATCTGCGAGATCAAGGACTGA
- the mmpB gene encoding morphogenic membrane protein MmpB, with amino-acid sequence MLWSDPENEPPEELRETQAMLRRAGFVLAVAMVIAMLVLGIV; translated from the coding sequence ATGCTGTGGTCAGACCCCGAGAACGAGCCCCCCGAGGAGCTGCGCGAAACCCAGGCGATGCTCCGCCGAGCGGGCTTCGTGCTCGCGGTGGCGATGGTGATAGCCATGCTGGTTCTGGGAATCGTCTGA
- a CDS encoding adenylate/guanylate cyclase domain-containing protein yields MTVDDSGSGAGNPTDIGSVEEGAGGEDPLALRLEGLILGAERRYTPFQAARSAGVSMELASRFWRAMGFADIGQAKALTEADVLALRRLAGLVEAGLLSEAMAVQVARSTGQTTARLAEWQIDSFLEGLTEPPEPGMTRTEVTYPLMELLLPELEEFLVYVWRRQLAAATGRVVQAADDEEMVDRRLAVGFADLVGFTRLTRRMEEEELGELVEAFETTAADLVAANGGRLIKTLGDEVLYAADDSGVAAEIALRLIETMANDETMPEVRVGMAFGTVTTRMGDVFGTTVNLASRLTSIAPRDAVLVDGAFAEELQRAGEAPASEAEAAALAEKEGEDAPSYRFALQPMWQRPVRGLGVIEPWLLTRRPL; encoded by the coding sequence GTGACCGTCGACGACTCGGGCTCCGGCGCGGGCAACCCAACCGACATCGGGTCTGTCGAGGAAGGTGCCGGCGGTGAGGACCCGCTTGCCCTCCGTCTCGAAGGGCTCATTCTTGGCGCGGAGCGGCGGTACACGCCTTTCCAGGCCGCGCGCAGCGCCGGTGTTTCCATGGAGCTCGCCTCCCGGTTCTGGCGGGCCATGGGGTTTGCCGACATCGGGCAGGCCAAGGCGCTGACCGAGGCCGATGTGCTCGCCCTGCGGCGTCTTGCCGGTCTCGTCGAGGCCGGGCTGCTCAGCGAGGCCATGGCCGTGCAGGTCGCCCGGTCCACGGGCCAGACCACCGCCCGGCTCGCCGAGTGGCAGATCGATTCCTTCTTGGAAGGGCTCACCGAGCCTCCCGAGCCCGGGATGACCCGCACCGAAGTCACGTACCCCCTGATGGAGCTGCTCCTGCCCGAGCTGGAGGAGTTTCTGGTCTATGTGTGGCGGCGGCAGCTGGCTGCGGCCACCGGGCGTGTGGTGCAGGCCGCCGACGACGAGGAGATGGTGGACCGGCGGCTTGCCGTCGGGTTCGCCGACCTGGTCGGGTTCACGCGGCTCACCCGGCGTATGGAGGAAGAGGAGCTCGGGGAGCTCGTCGAGGCGTTCGAGACCACCGCTGCCGATCTTGTGGCCGCCAACGGCGGGCGGTTGATCAAGACCCTGGGCGACGAGGTCCTGTACGCCGCCGATGACTCGGGGGTCGCGGCCGAGATCGCTCTGCGGCTCATCGAGACCATGGCCAATGACGAGACCATGCCCGAGGTGCGGGTGGGGATGGCCTTCGGGACCGTCACGACCCGGATGGGCGATGTCTTCGGGACGACCGTGAATCTGGCCAGCCGGCTCACCTCGATAGCTCCTCGGGATGCCGTGCTCGTCGACGGCGCGTTCGCCGAGGAGCTGCAGCGGGCCGGTGAGGCGCCCGCGTCCGAGGCCGAGGCCGCCGCTCTCGCCGAGAAGGAGGGCGAGGACGCGCCCTCGTACCGCTTCGCCCTTCAGCCCATGTGGCAGCGGCCCGTGCGTGGTCTCGGTGTCATCGAGCCCTGGCTTCTGACCCGGCGGCCGCTCTAG
- a CDS encoding Maf family protein, which translates to MSDPHVSTPRRRLVLASQSPARLALLRQAGLAPEVLVSGVDEDAVSAPTPAELALALAEAKASVVAAKPEVHGALVIGCDSVLDIDGQALGKPADAEEATARWKSMRGRAGTLQTGHCVYDTAANRYASATASTVVRFGEPSDAEIAAYVASGEPLHVAGAFTLDGRSAPFIDGIDGDHGNVIGLSMPLLRRLLAQLGVNITDLWAD; encoded by the coding sequence ATGAGTGATCCCCACGTGAGCACCCCGCGCCGCCGCCTCGTCCTCGCCTCCCAGTCCCCGGCCAGGCTGGCCCTGTTGCGCCAGGCGGGCCTCGCCCCCGAGGTGCTGGTCAGCGGGGTCGACGAGGACGCCGTGTCCGCCCCCACCCCGGCCGAACTGGCCCTGGCGCTGGCGGAGGCGAAGGCGTCCGTGGTCGCGGCGAAGCCGGAGGTGCACGGCGCGCTGGTGATCGGCTGCGACTCGGTCCTGGACATCGACGGCCAGGCGCTCGGCAAGCCGGCGGACGCCGAGGAGGCCACGGCGCGCTGGAAGTCGATGCGGGGCCGCGCGGGCACCCTGCAGACGGGCCACTGCGTGTACGACACGGCGGCGAACCGCTACGCGTCGGCGACGGCGTCGACGGTGGTCCGGTTCGGCGAGCCGAGCGACGCGGAGATCGCCGCGTACGTGGCGTCGGGCGAACCGCTCCACGTGGCGGGCGCGTTCACGCTGGACGGCCGCTCGGCACCGTTCATCGACGGCATCGACGGCGACCACGGGAACGTGATCGGCCTGTCGATGCCGTTGCTGCGCCGCCTGCTGGCCCAACTGGGCGTGAACATCACGGACTTGTGGGCGGACTGA
- a CDS encoding enoyl-CoA hydratase/isomerase family protein, producing the protein MSERFGEFVEVRRHGFVAELVLDRPKAMNAVSSAMAVSVGEACASLAGDAGARVVVLSSSASRAFCVGADLKERNSFSDAELLRQRPVTRGAYGGVLELPMPVIAAVHGFALGGGFELALACDLIVADETAVVGLPEVSVGVIPGGGGTQLLPRRVGAARAAELIFSARRVEAREALEMGLVDQVVGVGDDREAALELAGRIAANSPVGLRAAKRALRVGYGLDLRAGLEVEDAAWRSVAFSGDRAEGVAAFNEKRAPQWPGE; encoded by the coding sequence GTGAGCGAGCGGTTCGGAGAGTTCGTCGAGGTGCGGCGGCACGGCTTTGTCGCCGAGCTCGTTCTCGATCGGCCCAAGGCCATGAATGCCGTGTCCAGTGCCATGGCCGTGAGTGTCGGGGAGGCTTGTGCCTCTCTCGCGGGCGATGCCGGCGCGAGGGTTGTTGTTCTTTCCTCTTCCGCCTCTCGCGCTTTTTGTGTCGGGGCCGATCTGAAGGAGCGGAACTCCTTTTCCGATGCCGAGCTTCTTCGGCAGCGGCCTGTGACTCGGGGGGCCTACGGGGGCGTGCTCGAGCTTCCTATGCCGGTCATCGCCGCTGTGCACGGGTTCGCCCTCGGTGGCGGGTTCGAGCTCGCTCTCGCCTGCGATCTCATCGTGGCCGACGAGACCGCCGTCGTGGGGCTGCCCGAGGTGTCTGTGGGGGTCATTCCCGGTGGCGGCGGTACGCAGCTGCTGCCCCGGCGTGTGGGGGCGGCGAGGGCCGCTGAGCTGATCTTCTCCGCGCGGCGCGTCGAGGCCCGGGAGGCCCTGGAGATGGGGCTTGTCGACCAGGTGGTGGGGGTGGGTGACGATCGTGAGGCGGCGCTCGAGCTGGCGGGGCGCATCGCCGCCAATTCGCCGGTGGGGCTCCGGGCCGCCAAGCGCGCTCTGAGGGTGGGCTACGGGCTGGATCTGCGCGCCGGGCTCGAGGTCGAGGACGCCGCCTGGCGGTCCGTCGCCTTCTCCGGCGACCGGGCCGAGGGTGTCGCCGCCTTCAATGAGAAGCGCGCGCCCCAGTGGCCCGGTGAATGA
- a CDS encoding acyl-CoA carboxylase epsilon subunit produces the protein MMIKVVRGNPTPEELAAALAVVQARAAAVATTPPGAAHTRDAWADPARVAQARRPVPGPTSWARTYWPA, from the coding sequence ATGATGATCAAGGTCGTACGGGGCAACCCGACCCCCGAGGAGCTGGCCGCCGCACTGGCGGTGGTCCAGGCCCGCGCCGCGGCGGTGGCCACCACCCCGCCCGGCGCGGCACACACCCGCGACGCATGGGCCGACCCGGCAAGGGTGGCGCAGGCGCGCCGCCCGGTCCCGGGGCCCACGAGCTGGGCGCGCACGTACTGGCCTGCCTAG
- a CDS encoding acyl-CoA carboxylase subunit beta, which produces MSVPEEPNVSSAIDIHTTAGKLADLQRRIDEATHAGSARAVEKQHAKGKLTARERIELLLDDSSFVELDEFARHRSTAFGLQDNKPYGDGVVTGYGTVEGRPVAVFSQDFTVFGGALGEVYGQKIIKVMDFALKTGCPVIGINDSGGARIQEGVMALGMYGEIFRRNTHASGVIPQISLVVGPCAGGAVYSPAITDFTIMVDQTSHMFITGPDVIKTVTGEDVGFEELGGARTHNTNSGVAHHMAGDEKDAIEYVKTLLSYLPSNNLSEPPAFPEEADLARTADDDELDTLVPDSANQPYDMHTVIEHVLDDAEFFETQPLFAPNILTGFGRVEGRPVGIVANQPMQFAGCLDIDASEKAARFVRTCDAFNVPVLTFVDVPGFLPGVDQEHTGIIRRGAKLIYAYAEATVPLITVITRKAFGGAYDVMGSKHLGADLNLAWPTSQIAVMGAQGAVNILHRRTIAAAPDTEREATRTRLIQEYEDTLLNPYTAAERGYIDAVIMPSDTRAHIVRGLRQLRTKRETLPPKKHGNIPL; this is translated from the coding sequence ATGTCCGTTCCGGAAGAGCCCAACGTGTCCAGCGCCATCGACATCCACACGACCGCGGGAAAGCTCGCGGACCTGCAGCGCCGGATCGACGAGGCCACCCACGCCGGCTCCGCACGCGCGGTGGAGAAGCAGCACGCGAAGGGCAAACTGACGGCCCGTGAGCGCATCGAACTGCTCCTGGACGACAGCTCGTTCGTGGAACTCGACGAATTCGCCCGCCACCGCTCCACCGCCTTCGGCCTGCAGGACAACAAGCCCTACGGCGACGGCGTGGTCACCGGCTACGGCACCGTCGAAGGACGCCCGGTAGCCGTCTTCTCCCAGGACTTCACCGTCTTCGGCGGAGCCCTCGGCGAGGTCTACGGCCAGAAGATCATCAAGGTGATGGACTTCGCCCTCAAAACGGGCTGCCCCGTCATCGGCATCAACGACTCCGGCGGCGCCCGCATCCAGGAAGGCGTCATGGCGCTCGGCATGTACGGCGAGATCTTCCGCCGCAACACCCACGCCTCCGGCGTCATCCCCCAGATCAGCCTCGTGGTCGGCCCCTGCGCGGGCGGCGCGGTCTACTCCCCCGCCATCACCGACTTCACGATCATGGTCGACCAGACCTCCCACATGTTCATCACCGGCCCCGACGTCATCAAGACCGTCACCGGCGAGGACGTCGGCTTCGAAGAACTCGGCGGCGCCCGCACCCACAACACCAACTCCGGCGTCGCGCACCACATGGCCGGCGACGAAAAAGACGCCATCGAATACGTCAAAACCCTCCTGTCCTACCTCCCCTCGAACAACCTGTCCGAGCCCCCGGCGTTCCCCGAGGAAGCGGACCTGGCCCGCACCGCGGACGACGACGAGCTCGACACCCTCGTCCCGGACAGCGCGAACCAGCCCTACGACATGCACACCGTGATCGAGCACGTCCTGGACGACGCCGAGTTCTTCGAGACACAGCCGCTGTTCGCGCCGAACATCCTCACCGGCTTCGGCCGCGTCGAGGGCCGCCCGGTCGGCATCGTCGCCAACCAGCCCATGCAGTTCGCCGGCTGCCTCGACATCGACGCCTCCGAGAAGGCCGCCCGCTTCGTACGGACCTGCGACGCCTTCAACGTCCCCGTCCTGACCTTCGTCGACGTCCCCGGCTTCCTGCCGGGCGTCGACCAGGAACACACCGGCATCATCCGCCGCGGCGCCAAGCTCATCTACGCCTACGCCGAAGCCACCGTCCCCCTGATCACGGTCATCACCCGCAAGGCGTTCGGCGGCGCCTACGACGTCATGGGCTCCAAGCACCTGGGCGCCGACCTCAACCTGGCCTGGCCCACCTCCCAGATCGCCGTCATGGGCGCCCAGGGAGCGGTCAACATCCTGCACCGCCGCACCATCGCCGCCGCCCCCGACACCGAACGGGAAGCCACCCGCACCCGCCTCATCCAGGAATACGAGGACACCCTCCTCAACCCCTACACCGCGGCCGAACGCGGCTACATCGACGCCGTCATCATGCCCTCCGACACCCGCGCCCACATCGTCCGCGGCCTGCGCCAACTCCGCACCAAGCGCGAAACCCTCCCGCCCAAGAAGCACGGCAACATCCCGCTCTAG
- a CDS encoding TetR/AcrR family transcriptional regulator, whose protein sequence is MTTGTDQTDRPRPAPSVRPMRADARRNYERLLAEARTAFAEHGTGASLEDVARRAGVGIGTLYRHFPNRHALMSAVFEDAVNDLLARSRALLADPQPCSALVAWLRDIITHAGEYRGLSRALMSASHDASSALSRCNMPMREAGQALLSRAQRAGAVRADVSIGDLLQLTNAIALAAEETPDDPELADRLLRLTLRGITAG, encoded by the coding sequence ATGACGACCGGCACGGACCAGACGGACCGGCCCCGCCCGGCCCCTTCCGTACGCCCCATGCGGGCCGACGCACGCCGGAACTACGAGCGGCTGCTCGCGGAGGCGCGTACGGCGTTCGCGGAGCACGGCACGGGCGCGTCCCTGGAGGACGTGGCGCGGCGCGCGGGCGTCGGTATCGGGACGCTCTACCGGCACTTCCCGAACCGGCACGCGCTGATGAGCGCGGTCTTCGAGGACGCGGTGAACGATCTGCTGGCGCGCTCGCGGGCGCTGCTCGCGGACCCGCAGCCATGCTCGGCGCTGGTGGCATGGCTGCGCGACATCATCACTCATGCGGGTGAGTACCGCGGGCTCTCACGGGCCCTCATGTCGGCGTCGCACGACGCCAGTTCGGCCCTGTCGCGGTGCAATATGCCGATGCGCGAGGCGGGCCAGGCCCTGCTGTCCAGGGCGCAGCGGGCGGGTGCCGTGCGCGCGGACGTGTCGATCGGCGATCTGCTTCAGCTGACCAACGCGATCGCGCTGGCCGCGGAGGAGACCCCGGACGACCCGGAGCTG
- a CDS encoding GGDEF domain-containing protein, with the protein MGEEVRLRAVVAMAQGMAAAQSPRESWRAAALGACRALSGTFAALSVWERERGRLRVLVNVGERAEGEVEFPEDEAYPVHQFPEITEFLHEQWVGGGAPRAWVETAAGTVEGGGYCHQRVAALRRRGRGCCVVAPIVLHGRAWGELYVARPEGTEVFGAQDAAFATVLASVAAAGIAQTERLEEARRLAFTDALTGLANRRAVDMRLDEAIERHRGGGDVVSLVVCDLNGLKRVNDSLGHAVGDRLLERFGSVLSLCGAMLPGALAARLGGDEFCLVAVGPEADDVVRAGEELCLRASELELGDGVACGIASTGDPIGEVLSARRLFRLADAAQYRAKALRAVKPVVAGRDGPDDPVVRLADSPPPAVGDSERRRLRGRDVGA; encoded by the coding sequence ATGGGAGAGGAAGTCCGGTTGCGGGCCGTGGTCGCGATGGCGCAGGGGATGGCCGCGGCGCAGTCTCCGCGTGAGTCCTGGCGGGCCGCCGCCCTCGGCGCCTGTCGCGCCCTGTCCGGCACCTTCGCGGCGCTGTCCGTGTGGGAGCGCGAGCGCGGGCGGCTGCGCGTCCTGGTGAACGTGGGGGAGCGCGCCGAGGGTGAGGTCGAGTTCCCCGAGGACGAGGCCTATCCCGTTCACCAGTTCCCCGAGATCACCGAGTTCCTGCACGAGCAGTGGGTGGGCGGGGGTGCTCCGCGCGCCTGGGTCGAGACCGCCGCCGGGACCGTGGAGGGCGGCGGCTACTGCCATCAGCGCGTCGCCGCCCTGCGCCGGCGCGGGCGCGGTTGCTGTGTCGTCGCGCCGATCGTGCTCCATGGGCGCGCCTGGGGCGAGTTGTACGTCGCCCGGCCCGAGGGCACCGAGGTGTTCGGTGCGCAGGATGCCGCCTTCGCCACCGTGCTCGCCTCTGTCGCCGCCGCGGGCATAGCGCAGACCGAGCGGCTCGAGGAGGCGCGGCGGCTCGCCTTCACCGATGCCCTGACCGGGCTCGCGAACCGGCGTGCCGTCGATATGCGCCTCGACGAGGCCATCGAGCGGCATCGCGGCGGGGGCGATGTCGTCTCTCTTGTCGTCTGTGATCTGAACGGGCTCAAGCGCGTCAACGACTCGTTGGGGCACGCGGTCGGCGACCGGTTGCTGGAGCGGTTCGGGTCCGTTCTCTCGCTGTGCGGCGCGATGTTGCCGGGGGCGCTGGCCGCGCGGCTGGGGGGTGACGAGTTCTGTCTGGTGGCGGTGGGGCCCGAAGCCGATGACGTGGTGCGGGCGGGCGAGGAACTGTGCTTGCGTGCCTCCGAGTTGGAGCTCGGGGACGGGGTCGCCTGCGGGATCGCCTCCACCGGTGACCCGATCGGTGAGGTGCTCAGTGCGCGGCGGCTCTTCCGGCTTGCCGATGCCGCCCAGTACCGGGCCAAGGCGCTGCGGGCCGTGAAACCCGTCGTCGCCGGGAGGGACGGGCCCGACGATCCCGTCGTGCGCCTTGCCGACTCGCCTCCGCCCGCCGTCGGCGACAGTGAGCGGCGCCGGCTCCGGGGGCGGGACGTGGGGGCGTAA